The following coding sequences lie in one Thermomicrobium sp. 4228-Ro genomic window:
- a CDS encoding redox-sensing transcriptional repressor Rex — MNGGTAAVRNGAVPDVVIRRLPLYLRTLRQLRRDGWQAISSEELAKFLGTTAAQVRRDFSYFGRFGKQGYGYDVETLIRELEAILNLDRTWNIALVGYGNLGQAIAHHRGFEPNGFRIAAIFAKSPEHVGQVVNGIVVRPETEIERVVRELAIRIGILAVPAEAAQEVADKLIAGGVRALLNYAPVTLHVPPGIVVRDIDPIGALQSMTYYLASREPGFDTDGTPAPESLDLTTVVAEVKRQASR, encoded by the coding sequence ATGAACGGGGGCACAGCAGCGGTGCGCAACGGCGCGGTACCTGACGTCGTCATCCGACGACTTCCACTGTATTTGCGAACCTTGCGCCAGCTCCGGCGAGATGGTTGGCAAGCGATCTCTTCGGAGGAGCTGGCGAAGTTCCTCGGTACGACGGCTGCCCAGGTTCGTCGCGATTTCTCGTACTTCGGTCGATTCGGAAAACAAGGCTACGGCTACGATGTCGAGACGCTCATCCGTGAACTCGAAGCCATCCTGAACCTCGACCGAACCTGGAACATTGCCCTGGTGGGCTACGGCAACCTCGGGCAGGCCATCGCTCACCACCGCGGGTTCGAACCGAACGGGTTCCGGATCGCTGCGATATTCGCGAAGAGCCCTGAGCACGTTGGGCAAGTCGTGAACGGCATCGTCGTCCGGCCTGAGACGGAGATCGAGCGTGTCGTGCGCGAACTCGCGATTCGGATCGGTATCCTCGCTGTACCAGCCGAGGCAGCGCAGGAAGTCGCGGACAAGCTGATCGCGGGGGGAGTGCGTGCTCTCCTCAACTATGCGCCCGTCACCCTCCACGTGCCACCCGGCATTGTCGTCCGCGATATCGACCCGATCGGTGCACTGCAGAGCATGACGTACTATCTCGCATCGCGGGAACCGGGCTTCGACACGGACGGGACACCAGCACCCGAAAGTCTCGACCTCACGACAGTAGTTGCCGAAGTGAAACGTCAGGCATCGCGCTGA
- a CDS encoding HpcH/HpaI aldolase/citrate lyase family protein, with amino-acid sequence MSAERSVLSVPGSRPELFEKGLRSEADLVFLDLEDSVADTAKDDARRAVCRALLELDWRGRPRAVRINPVDSPYWYRDLVELVAGTNGSVDILIVPKVNSPADVEAVARVLDTLEAACGRVGRIALEVQVETAKGLIEVEAIARTTDRLRALVFGPGDYAASVGMPMTAIGAFDQWDELYEGSRLDYPMHRLLVAARAFGLLAIDGPYADFRDPEGLRRAALRARALGYDGKWCIHPAQIAVVNEVFTPTDEEVAWAWRVVQRYREAERGGQGATAIGTTMLDAASLRMAERTLARARAAGRPVDAQGETTRGDVEAGSG; translated from the coding sequence GTGAGCGCGGAACGCAGCGTCCTCTCAGTACCGGGATCGCGTCCTGAGCTCTTCGAGAAGGGGCTCCGGTCGGAAGCTGATCTGGTCTTTCTGGACCTGGAGGACTCGGTCGCGGACACAGCCAAGGACGATGCGCGTCGAGCAGTCTGTCGCGCGTTACTGGAGCTCGACTGGCGAGGACGGCCGCGGGCGGTGCGCATCAACCCGGTCGATTCACCGTATTGGTATCGCGATCTGGTGGAGCTGGTTGCTGGAACGAATGGGTCGGTCGACATCCTCATCGTCCCGAAGGTGAACAGCCCGGCTGATGTCGAAGCGGTTGCAAGGGTCCTCGACACGCTCGAAGCGGCGTGCGGACGAGTGGGGCGTATCGCGCTCGAGGTACAGGTAGAGACAGCGAAGGGGTTGATCGAGGTGGAGGCGATCGCCCGGACGACGGACCGCTTGCGTGCGCTCGTCTTCGGGCCTGGCGATTACGCCGCGTCGGTCGGGATGCCGATGACCGCGATCGGTGCTTTCGACCAGTGGGACGAGCTGTACGAGGGTTCCCGCCTGGATTACCCCATGCACCGCTTGCTCGTCGCAGCGCGTGCTTTTGGACTGCTGGCAATCGATGGCCCCTATGCGGATTTCCGCGATCCGGAAGGGCTGCGGCGCGCTGCGCTGCGGGCGCGCGCGCTGGGCTACGATGGGAAGTGGTGTATCCATCCAGCGCAGATCGCAGTCGTGAACGAGGTGTTCACGCCGACCGATGAAGAGGTCGCGTGGGCGTGGCGTGTGGTGCAGCGCTATCGAGAAGCGGAGCGGGGTGGGCAGGGAGCCACGGCGATCGGCACGACGATGCTGGATGCCGCGAGTCTGCGGATGGCGGAGCGGACACTCGCACGCGCCCGCGCGGCGGGACGTCCGGTCGACGCGCAGGGGGAAACAACCCGGGGCGACGTCGAGGCAGGTTCGGGATGA